A genomic region of Lytechinus pictus isolate F3 Inbred chromosome 2, Lp3.0, whole genome shotgun sequence contains the following coding sequences:
- the LOC129254145 gene encoding uncharacterized protein LOC129254145, whose product MASSCQVSPAELECAICCELLIDPRSLTCSHTFCMQCLIRLHQSKQDEYSVDCPLCRQVTCLEDGDLSSLQPNLELQTAVTSLETKNQSLKGRVEARLNTLFEHVSLINDVEDAVSINVNRAMTAIEAAFNDNLQSLSGKNDELAERCLQYKHDCMSKLSIMRESSGDMISRISSVFEKISDDSMILLEGEALAIHESAQNALLDLLEQNEPDASEVNAIAEQSGNVKFKRFPGQSVMDIGVLEGIDQTSAENVKFLTELPVENWKVGGMVMMPNERVALGYRTGGIQFFSKDREQEKVLEDIQVWALARFWDGCFVVRDRDNNVMVFTQELERQSRMFETLTWEEGGQGGINVDSHKNIYVSYCQCSMIQVFKEDGGNPIKELSCDFVPYQFCIANNGRQIFVQDGPTLQVIDEGGVGKHEITKEGVVGYPALDVVPSSGDDVNLVLIAWVDDKLGIVSIDRYTDTLRYKDSLVTDYKVDSSWPSRCFLNVSDNGLVAFYRNSHLYFFQILWSARCCIL is encoded by the coding sequence ATGGCTTCATCCTGTCAAGTATCCCCGGCTGAGTTGGAGTGTGCTATCTGCTGTGAGTTGCTCATTGATCCCAGGAGTCTAACATGTTCCCACACATTCTGCATGCAATGCCTGATCCGACTTCACCAAAGCAAACAGGATGAATATTCTGTAGATTGTCCACTTTGCCGTCAGGTGACCTGTTTGGAAGATGGTGACCTGTCCAGTCTTCAACCAAACCTGGAACTCCAGACCGCGGTTACAAGCTTGGAGACGAAAAACCAATCCTTGAAGGGCCGCGTGGAGGCTCGGTTGAACACGCTGTTTGAACATGTCTCGCTGATCAACGATGTCGAAGATGCTGTTAGTATCAATGTTAACCGAGCTATGACCGCCATCGAAGCGGCATTCAATGACAACCTCCAGAGCCTGTCAGGGAAGAATGACGAACTGGCTGAAAGATGCCTTCAGTACAAACATGACTGTATGTCCAAATTGAGTATAATGAGAGAGTCCAGCGGGGACATGATTTCTCGAATCTCAAGTGTCTTTGAGAAGATATCCGATGATTCAATGATCCTCTTAGAGGGTGAAGCCTTGGCGATCCATGAAAGTGCACAAAATGCGTTACTCGACCTTCTGGAACAAAATGAACCAGATGCTTCAGAAGTAAATGCAATTGCAGAGCAATCTGGAAATGTGAAATTCAAGCGTTTCCCAGGACAAAGTGTAATGGACATTGGTGTTCTTGAAGGAATAGACCAGACATCCGcggaaaatgtgaaatttctgACTGAACTACCTGTTGAGAATTGGAAAGTGGGGGGTATGGTGATGATGCCCAACGAAAGAGTTGCCTTAGGTTACAGAACCGGAGGAATTCAATTCTTTTCAAAAGACCGAGAACAAGAAAAAGTCTTGGAGGATATCCAGGTGTGGGCCCTCGCCAGATTTTGGGACGGATGTTTCGTTGTACGAGACAGAGATAACAATGTCATGGTGTTCACGCAGGAGCTGGAAAGACAGAGCAGAATGTTTGAGACATTAACCTGGGAGGAAGGTGGACAAGGGGGCATAAATGTTGATAGTCATAAGAACATATATGTCAGCTACTGTCAATGCTCAATGATACAGGTTTTCAAGGAGGATGGAGGAAACCCTATCAAGGAACTTTCCTGTGATTTCGTTCCTTATCAGTTCTGCATTGCCAACAATGGACGTCAAATCTTTGTTCAGGATGGACCAACACTTCAGGTTATTGATGAGGGCGGTGTTGGGAAACATGAAATTACCAAAGAAGGGGTGGTGGGTTATCCTGCACTGGACGTGGTTCCATCGAGTGGTGATGATGTCAACCTCGTCTTGATTGCTTGGGTTGACGATAAACTAGGAATTGTGAGCATTGACAGATATACAGACACTTTAAGGTATAAGGATTCCCTGGTCACAGACTACAAAGTGGACAGTTCGTGGCCGTCTCGGTGCTTCCTCAATGTTTCAGATAATGGCTTGGTGGCTTTCTACCGCAATtctcatttgtatttcttccaaATATTATGGTCCGCTCGTTGCTGCATTCTCTAG